The genome window CAGCAAAAAAATTCCAACCAAATGTAGATTTTATCATTGATATTGGTGGGCAGGATATGAAATGCATCAAGATTAAGAAGGGTGTCATTGATCAAATCTTACTAAATGAAGCCTGCTCTTCTGGGTGTGGTTCATTTCTCGAGACTTTTGCTGAGACTTTGGGCAAGAGTGTACAAGAATTTTCTCAAATGGCTTTAACAGCAGAAGCACCTGTAGATTTGGGATCAAGATGTACGGTATTTATGAATTCAAAAGTGAAACAATGCCAAAAAGAAGGAGCCAGCATTTCTGATATTTCAGCAGGGCTAGCCCATTCTATTATTTCGAATGCTATCTATAAAGTTATTAAGTTGAAATCATTAGAGGAGTTAGGCAATCATGTGGTTGTTCAAGGAGGTACATTCCTAAATGATGCTGTCCTCCGCTCTTTCGAGAAAATAACTGGTTTAAAAGTGATCCGTCCTGATTTAGCAGGACTAATGGGGGCATATGGTGCTGCATTAATTGCAAAGGAAAAATGGGACGAAGAAGCTACTTCCTCCATTTTACCTGCTACAAAACTAGAAGACTTCCAAGTTCAAACCTCCCATAGACGTTGTGGAATTTGCGAGAATAATTGTCCAATTACCATTAATAAATTTCCTGATAAAAGAGTATTTATTACCGGAAACAGATGTGAGCGTGGAGCTGGAAAACAAAAGCAAAAAAGTTCCTTCCCTAATTTGGTTGAGGAAAAACTAGATAAGCTCTTTCATCGTGTTTGTCTTGAAGGTGTTGAAGCTGAAAGAGGCATTATTGGGATCCCGCGTGTGCTCAATATTTTTGAAAACTATCCATTTTGGCATCGCTTCTTTACCGAATTAGGTTTTGAAGTCGTCCTATCTGACCCATCCAGCAAGGCTATTTTTGAAAATGGAATAGAAACTATACCATCGGATTCGGTTTGTTTTCCAGCAAAATTAGCTCATGGTCATATTCTGAATTTAATAGAAAAAGGGGTTCATAGAATTTTTTATCCGTCCGTTGTCTATGAAAAGAATGAAAATCAAGCACAACAGAACCATTTTAATTGTCCGATTGTAGCGTCTTATCCAGAGGTTATCAGAGTGAACATGGAAAAAGTATTGTCAGAACATCGAATAGACTACATTCATCCATTTGTTACTTTTGATAAACCTTCTGCACTTTTTAAAGAATTAAGTCAATGCTTTAGCAATATTCCCAAACAGGAAATGAAGCGAGCTCTTAAAAAAGCACAAAAAGAAGAACAAGCATATAAAGAATGGCTTGAGTGTCGCGGGGAAGAGATTTTCAACGAGTTAAAAAAGGACAATAAAAAAGGAATTGTTTTTGCTGGACATCCTTATCATATTGACCCCGCAATCAACCATGGAATTCCTAATGAGATTAACAAATTAGGTATGGCGGTTCTAACTGAGGATTCCATCACCCACTTAGCACAAAAAGACTTACAAGTGGATGTGGTTAATCAATGGACGTTTCACTCTCGTCTTTATCAAGCTGCTGACGTGGTCAAAAAGGAACCATCTTTAGAGCTACTTCAAGTCACTTCTTTTGGATGTGGTCTAGACGCCATTACAACAGATGCCGTTCAAGAAATGTTAGAGGAAAGCAGTCAGCTCTATACGTGGATTAAGATGGATGAAGTAAGCAATCTTGGAGCAGCTAGAATACGGCTTCGCTCCTTGCACGCAGCCATTGAGAAGAGAGATAAACAATCAGATGGAAAGGTTCAACAGAAACTAAAGCCTCCTATTTTTAAAAAAGAGGATAAGGGACGATATACGATTTTATTCCCACAAATGATACCAACTCATTTTGAACTATTGGAAAAAGCCTTTGATATAGGGGGATATGATTTAAAACTCTTAAAAGATGTATCAGATGCCGACGTTGAAGAAGGGCTAAGGTATGTTAATAATGACGCCTGTTACCCTGCTATCATTACGATTGGTCAGTTAGTTGGTGGTTTAAAAAGTGGTAAATATGATTTAGATCGAACTGCGGTGATTATTTCTCAGACAGGCGGGGGGTGCCGTGCAACCAATTATTTCGCCTTGTTGAAAAAAGCTCTCAGAAATGCTGGCATGCCACAGGTCCCTGTCCTTTCTTTAAATGGGGGAGGATTAGAGAACGAAACACAACCCGGATTTAAGATTCCTTTATCCCTTGCCAAATTAATGGTTGTAGCATCCTGCTTGGGTGATTTACTCATGAGATTAGAGCTTGCTGTCAGACCTTATGAGAAAGTAAGAGGAACAACTACTCAAGTGTATGAAAAGTGGAAGTCTTGCGCGAAAAAGTTACTTGAGGATTTTTCTATGCGAAAATACAAGGAAGTTATCCAAGGAATCGTTCAAGACTTTAGCAAAATTGAAATCACATCTGCTCATAAGCCTCGAGTAGGTATAGTTGGTGAAATTTTAGTAAAATTCCACCCTTATGCAAACAATGAATTAATCCAAACTATCGAGGAAGAAGGCGGAGAAGCTGTTGTTCCAGATTTCATCGATTTCATTTTGTACACCATTTATAATCGTGAATTTAAAGCAGATCACTTCGGAAAATCAAAATTAAATGTGGCTATCGGGAAAGTGGCAATTGAGCTAATCGAATTTTACAGGAACCCTATCCGAAAAGCTCTTCTGGAGAGCGGTCTTTTTGAGGCTCCATTGAAGATTGGCCATGTGGCTAATAAAGCCTCCCGCTTCTTAAGTATTGGAAACCAGATGGGAGAAGGGTGGCTTCTACCCGGGGAAATTGCTGAACTAATGGATGCAGGAGTGGAAAACGTCGTCTGTGTGCAGCCGTTTGGATGTTTACCAAACCATGTCATTGGTAGGGGCATGTTCAACGCAATTAAAAAAGAATACCCTAATGCGAATTTAGTGTCCATTGATTATGACTCCAATATTAGCAAGGTTAATCAAATCAATCGAATAAAGCTCATGATTCATATCGCAAGAGAGAAGATGTTGGATGGGGTCATCCATTAAGCTAAAATAAAAGTTTGGATCGAAGGTATTTTAACCTTCGATCCATTTGAACTATCATATATTTATATTTTTTTAGTTTAACGTACTGTTTTTAAGGCTCCACTCCATGAAACTACTTCATCAAGCATCGCATTGACATTATCAAGATGCAATTCCTGTGGTTTAAAATCAGTCATATTTTCAAAGTCAGTGAACAAAGAAAGCGTTGGGTGTATGCGAACATCGGCGATTTTTAATTCCCCACAGATTCCACGCAAATGTTCTGTGGCACGAGCACCACCTGTAGAACCATAACTTACTATCCCAGCCGCCTTGTTGTACCAAACTTCACGGGCAAAGTCTAGTGCGTTTTTTAGAGAACCAGAGATACTATGATTATACTCTTGAACTATAAAAACAAAACCATCAAGGTTTGCTAATTTTTCATTCCAAGCAGTAATACCAGGTTCAGTTCCATCAGTTGTTCCTAAAAATGGTAGATTAAAATCTGCTATATCGACTAATTCATAATCGGCATCTCCACGTTTGTCAGCAATCCCTTTTACCCATTCCCCTACTTGTGGGCTTACACGACCTTGACGAGTGCTTCCTAAAATAACCCCTATATTTAACTTCTCTGTTGTCATTGTTTCTTCCTCCTCAGTTTGTTTTCCAACTATTTTTTCTAAAAAACCCAAACACAATGCCGCCTTTAATTGTTATTTACTAGTTTCTTTTCGGACAATTGGAGCAATTTCCGTTGCTAACAATTCAATACCTTTTGCCACTTTCTCAATAGGTTGACCACCTACATCTAACTGGGCTAAAAAACGTCGGTGCCCAAAGAGTTCGTATTGCTGGAGAATCTTTTCGGATACTTGCTGTGGACTTCCCACGAATAACGCTGTATCGGGACTAGCCAATTGTTCGAATTGATCCCTTGTCATTCGTGTCTGCATTCCTCTCTGCCGGTTTACATACTCCCAATAATTGGAGTAATAAGGATAAAACTCATCCTTTGCTTGCTGGGTTGTGTCAGCTAGATAAGCATGACCGGTTACACCAATCTTCAAGCTTTGAGGTGTATGCCCAGCCTCCATTCCTGCTTGACGATATAGATCGACAAGTGGCTTGAAACGTTCCGGGGGGCCACCCAAGATTGCTAAAGCCATTCCAACGCCAAGTCTCCCAGCGCGAACAGCACTCTCAGGTGTACCACCAACCCCTATCCAAAGTGGTATTTTTTCTTGTACGGGGCGTGGGGTAATTTCAGCATTCTTTAAAGAAGATCGGAACTTCCCAGACCATGTGACGGTCTCCTTTTGATTTAGTTGTAATAGGAGTTCCATATGTTCTTCAAACAATTCATCATAATCGTTTGTGCTATATCCAAATAGAGGAAAGGATTCTATAAATGCTCCTCGACCAGCCAAAATTTCTGCTCGTCCGTCTGAAAGTAAGTCCAATGTTGCAAAATCTT of Bacillaceae bacterium S4-13-56 contains these proteins:
- a CDS encoding acyl-CoA dehydratase activase-related protein; translation: MIFQVGLDVGSTTAKLVVLNTSNEIVFKSYQRHFSDIKNTTLHLLNRVSEQFPYAKLKMNASGSSGLGLFEPLGIPFIQEVVACTKAVKSTVQDIDVIIELGGEDAKIIYLTNGIEQRMNSACAGGTGAFIDQIASLLHTDAEGLNELAKGAERIYPIASRCGVFAKTDIQPLINEGARKEDIAASVFQAVVNQTIAGLANGRPIRGNVAFLGGPLTFLSELRKRFIETLRLTEEHVLHSNDGHYYVAIGAALESNQNELVDVNQLIHLLSTMNQSGSNRSKHLNPLFDNEGDYKEFIQRHHQAQVKKHSLESYSGNAFLGIDAGSTTTKMVLMGEDDQVLFSFYEKNKGNPIQTVREGLTSLYKIIPEDVHIVSSSVTGYGEKLIQAAFEIDVGEVETIAHFTAAKKFQPNVDFIIDIGGQDMKCIKIKKGVIDQILLNEACSSGCGSFLETFAETLGKSVQEFSQMALTAEAPVDLGSRCTVFMNSKVKQCQKEGASISDISAGLAHSIISNAIYKVIKLKSLEELGNHVVVQGGTFLNDAVLRSFEKITGLKVIRPDLAGLMGAYGAALIAKEKWDEEATSSILPATKLEDFQVQTSHRRCGICENNCPITINKFPDKRVFITGNRCERGAGKQKQKSSFPNLVEEKLDKLFHRVCLEGVEAERGIIGIPRVLNIFENYPFWHRFFTELGFEVVLSDPSSKAIFENGIETIPSDSVCFPAKLAHGHILNLIEKGVHRIFYPSVVYEKNENQAQQNHFNCPIVASYPEVIRVNMEKVLSEHRIDYIHPFVTFDKPSALFKELSQCFSNIPKQEMKRALKKAQKEEQAYKEWLECRGEEIFNELKKDNKKGIVFAGHPYHIDPAINHGIPNEINKLGMAVLTEDSITHLAQKDLQVDVVNQWTFHSRLYQAADVVKKEPSLELLQVTSFGCGLDAITTDAVQEMLEESSQLYTWIKMDEVSNLGAARIRLRSLHAAIEKRDKQSDGKVQQKLKPPIFKKEDKGRYTILFPQMIPTHFELLEKAFDIGGYDLKLLKDVSDADVEEGLRYVNNDACYPAIITIGQLVGGLKSGKYDLDRTAVIISQTGGGCRATNYFALLKKALRNAGMPQVPVLSLNGGGLENETQPGFKIPLSLAKLMVVASCLGDLLMRLELAVRPYEKVRGTTTQVYEKWKSCAKKLLEDFSMRKYKEVIQGIVQDFSKIEITSAHKPRVGIVGEILVKFHPYANNELIQTIEEEGGEAVVPDFIDFILYTIYNREFKADHFGKSKLNVAIGKVAIELIEFYRNPIRKALLESGLFEAPLKIGHVANKASRFLSIGNQMGEGWLLPGEIAELMDAGVENVVCVQPFGCLPNHVIGRGMFNAIKKEYPNANLVSIDYDSNISKVNQINRIKLMIHIAREKMLDGVIH
- a CDS encoding NADPH-dependent FMN reductase encodes the protein MGFLEKIVGKQTEEEETMTTEKLNIGVILGSTRQGRVSPQVGEWVKGIADKRGDADYELVDIADFNLPFLGTTDGTEPGITAWNEKLANLDGFVFIVQEYNHSISGSLKNALDFAREVWYNKAAGIVSYGSTGGARATEHLRGICGELKIADVRIHPTLSLFTDFENMTDFKPQELHLDNVNAMLDEVVSWSGALKTVR
- a CDS encoding LLM class flavin-dependent oxidoreductase; the encoded protein is MTADKSTGIEIGIYTLADIGPDPLTGKAITAKERIAEIIQAAKLADEAGLDVFGVGEHHRLDYASSSPAVLLAAIAQVTKQIRLTSTTSVLSTLDPVRLFEDFATLDLLSDGRAEILAGRGAFIESFPLFGYSTNDYDELFEEHMELLLQLNQKETVTWSGKFRSSLKNAEITPRPVQEKIPLWIGVGGTPESAVRAGRLGVGMALAILGGPPERFKPLVDLYRQAGMEAGHTPQSLKIGVTGHAYLADTTQQAKDEFYPYYSNYWEYVNRQRGMQTRMTRDQFEQLASPDTALFVGSPQQVSEKILQQYELFGHRRFLAQLDVGGQPIEKVAKGIELLATEIAPIVRKETSK